Proteins from a genomic interval of Shewanella seohaensis:
- the flhB gene encoding flagellar biosynthesis protein FlhB encodes MAEESSGERSEEPTGRRLEQAREKGQVARSKELGTATVLLSAATGLYMLGPGIAKALSNVFERVFTMDRAAIFDTNQMFNVWGVVGSEIGWPLLKIMLLIVVVAFIGNVSLGGMNFSTQAMMPKASKMSPIAGFKRMFGVQALVELTKGIAKFSVVAIAAYLLLSHYFNDILLLSADHLPGNVHHALDLLVWMFILLCSSVLVIVVIDVPFQIWNHNKQLKMTKQEVKDEYKDTEGKPEVKGRVRQMQRELAQRRMMAEVPNADVIVVNPEHYAVAIKYDVKRSAAPFVIAKGVDEVAFKIREVARAHNIAIVSAPPLARAIYHTTKLEQQIPEGLFTAVAQVLAYVFQLRQYQKGRGRKPIPIPANQPIPDELKH; translated from the coding sequence ATGGCTGAAGAAAGTAGCGGCGAACGCAGCGAGGAACCCACCGGGAGGCGCCTCGAACAGGCGCGAGAAAAAGGGCAGGTAGCTCGTTCAAAAGAGTTAGGTACTGCGACCGTGTTGCTCTCGGCTGCGACAGGTTTGTATATGCTCGGGCCTGGGATTGCGAAGGCGCTGTCCAATGTGTTTGAACGCGTCTTTACCATGGATCGCGCTGCGATTTTCGATACGAACCAGATGTTTAATGTATGGGGCGTCGTGGGGAGCGAGATTGGTTGGCCGTTACTCAAGATTATGTTACTGATTGTCGTGGTGGCATTTATCGGCAACGTATCCCTTGGCGGGATGAACTTCTCCACCCAAGCCATGATGCCTAAAGCCAGTAAAATGAGCCCGATTGCGGGCTTTAAGCGGATGTTTGGTGTGCAGGCCTTGGTTGAATTAACCAAAGGGATTGCTAAGTTTTCTGTGGTAGCAATCGCGGCTTATTTACTACTCAGTCACTATTTTAACGATATTCTACTCCTGTCAGCCGATCATCTCCCCGGTAACGTCCATCATGCGCTGGATTTGTTAGTGTGGATGTTTATTCTGCTTTGCTCCTCCGTCTTAGTCATTGTGGTGATCGATGTGCCATTTCAGATCTGGAATCACAACAAACAGCTGAAAATGACTAAGCAGGAAGTGAAAGACGAGTATAAAGATACCGAAGGTAAACCTGAGGTCAAAGGGCGAGTACGCCAAATGCAGCGTGAGTTAGCGCAGCGACGCATGATGGCCGAAGTTCCCAATGCGGATGTGATTGTGGTGAACCCTGAGCATTATGCCGTGGCCATTAAATACGATGTGAAGCGTTCTGCAGCGCCTTTTGTTATCGCTAAAGGGGTGGATGAAGTCGCGTTTAAAATCCGCGAAGTGGCAAGGGCACATAACATTGCGATTGTCTCAGCACCACCGCTGGCGCGAGCAATTTATCACACCACTAAGCTTGAGCAGCAGATCCCTGAGGGTCTATTTACCGCGGTGGCACAGGTGCTGGCTTATGTGTTCCAGTTACGCCAGTACCAAAAAGGTCGTGGCCGTAAACCGATTCCAATCCCTGCTAATCAACCCATTCCAGACGAGCTGAAGCACTAG
- the fliO gene encoding flagellar biosynthetic protein FliO: MSTSVILSLVSATQASVAGVANESAATATKVAEPSQMAAAASMLGGLILVLLLIFALAYLLRRFNLVPTNHSVLKTLAVTSLGQKERLVLVQVGEQQYLLGVSGQQVNLIDKLAEPIQIESVSFADKLRQAKLKQ, from the coding sequence ATGAGCACATCGGTCATACTCAGTCTAGTGTCAGCGACTCAGGCGAGTGTTGCTGGCGTTGCAAACGAAAGTGCCGCGACAGCAACGAAAGTGGCTGAACCTTCGCAAATGGCTGCCGCAGCGAGCATGCTAGGCGGTCTTATTTTAGTGTTATTGCTTATCTTCGCCTTAGCGTACCTGCTGCGGCGATTTAATTTAGTGCCGACGAATCACAGCGTGCTGAAAACCCTTGCGGTAACATCCCTTGGGCAAAAGGAGCGTTTGGTGTTAGTTCAGGTCGGTGAACAGCAGTATTTATTGGGTGTTAGCGGGCAACAGGTTAATTTAATTGATAAATTAGCTGAGCCAATCCAAATTGAGTCCGTTTCCTTTGCGGACAAGCTACGGCAGGCGAAATTAAAACAATGA
- the fliP gene encoding flagellar type III secretion system pore protein FliP (The bacterial flagellar biogenesis protein FliP forms a type III secretion system (T3SS)-type pore required for flagellar assembly.): MMKYILTLIGVSTLLFAASVGAADGVLPAVTVKTAADGSTEYSVTMQILLLMTSLSFIPAMVIMLTSFTRIIVVLSILRQAIGLQQTPSNQVLIGMSLFMTFFIMAPVFDKIYDQGVKPYIDEQLTLQQAFDKGKEPLRAFMLGQVRTTDLKTFIDISGYQNINSPEEAPMSVLVPAFITSELKTAFQIGFMLFVPFLVLDLVVASILMAMGMMMLSPMIVSLPFKIMLFVLVDGWGLVMGTLANSFG, encoded by the coding sequence ATGATGAAGTACATACTCACCTTGATTGGGGTTAGTACCCTGTTGTTTGCCGCATCGGTGGGCGCGGCCGATGGTGTATTGCCGGCGGTAACCGTAAAAACCGCTGCCGATGGTTCGACCGAATATTCGGTGACCATGCAGATCCTATTACTCATGACCTCGCTGAGCTTTATTCCTGCGATGGTCATTATGTTGACTTCCTTTACCCGCATCATAGTGGTTCTCTCGATTTTGCGCCAAGCCATTGGTTTACAACAGACACCTTCTAACCAAGTCTTGATTGGTATGAGCCTGTTTATGACCTTTTTCATTATGGCGCCAGTGTTCGACAAAATTTATGACCAAGGGGTAAAACCCTATATCGATGAGCAGCTCACGCTGCAACAGGCCTTCGATAAGGGCAAAGAGCCATTACGAGCATTTATGTTAGGGCAGGTGCGTACCACAGATCTGAAAACCTTTATCGATATCTCGGGGTATCAAAACATTAATTCCCCAGAAGAAGCGCCAATGAGCGTGTTGGTGCCAGCTTTTATTACCAGCGAACTGAAAACCGCCTTTCAAATTGGGTTTATGTTGTTTGTGCCATTTTTAGTGCTCGACCTTGTGGTTGCCAGTATCTTGATGGCCATGGGTATGATGATGCTCTCGCCGATGATTGTTTCTTTACCCTTTAAGATCATGTTGTTTGTGCTTGTTGATGGCTGGGGCCTAGTGATGGGCACTTTAGCCAATAGCTTTGGTTAG
- the fliL gene encoding flagellar basal body-associated protein FliL, producing the protein MAKEESLELESTEAPKSKKKFIFIGAGVFAALLIGGALWFFLGSSDEAPEAAAEGATATEATTPAADAAMAAYVPMPRPFLFNLPGPDRARLVEIKVQLMVRGQDDDVLTQKHIPLIEDALLTTFSGADVQKLSTQAGKDELRQLALLSVQNTLQSVTGRKVVEKVLFTGFVMQ; encoded by the coding sequence ATGGCCAAGGAAGAATCATTAGAACTTGAAAGCACCGAAGCGCCTAAAAGTAAGAAGAAGTTTATTTTTATCGGTGCGGGCGTGTTTGCAGCCCTGTTGATTGGGGGCGCCCTGTGGTTTTTCCTCGGTAGCAGTGATGAGGCGCCCGAAGCTGCCGCCGAAGGTGCTACAGCAACGGAGGCGACCACTCCTGCCGCCGATGCGGCAATGGCGGCCTATGTGCCAATGCCACGGCCCTTTTTATTTAACCTCCCAGGGCCTGACCGTGCTCGTCTCGTTGAAATTAAAGTGCAACTGATGGTCAGAGGCCAAGACGATGATGTGTTGACCCAAAAGCATATTCCGTTGATTGAAGATGCGCTGTTAACCACCTTTAGTGGCGCCGATGTGCAAAAGTTAAGTACACAGGCGGGTAAAGATGAATTGCGACAATTAGCACTGCTGAGCGTACAAAATACCTTGCAATCTGTGACCGGACGTAAAGTGGTTGAGAAAGTACTCTTCACCGGTTTTGTAATGCAATAA
- the fliQ gene encoding flagellar biosynthesis protein FliQ: MTPEALIDIFREALAVIVMMVSAIVLPGLGIGLIVAVFQAATSINEQTLSFLPRLIVTLLALMVMGHWLVQTLMDFFIEMVNRIPQVVG; the protein is encoded by the coding sequence ATGACGCCAGAAGCCCTAATCGATATTTTCCGTGAGGCCTTAGCTGTGATTGTCATGATGGTTTCGGCCATCGTGCTGCCGGGCTTGGGGATTGGCCTCATTGTGGCGGTGTTCCAAGCCGCGACCTCAATTAACGAACAGACTTTAAGCTTTTTGCCTCGACTGATCGTGACCTTACTGGCCTTGATGGTTATGGGACACTGGTTAGTGCAAACCCTCATGGATTTCTTTATCGAAATGGTTAACCGCATTCCCCAAGTGGTGGGCTAA
- the flhA gene encoding flagellar biosynthesis protein FlhA produces the protein MDVKASLGQVKQLKLSSFKGIGTPMLVLAALAMIVLPIPPFLLDVLFSFNIALALIVLLVAIYTDRPLDFAAFPTVLLVATLLRLALNVASTRVVLLEGHNGGDAAGKVIEAFGSVVIGGNYAVGLVVFIILIIINFAVVTKGAGRIAEVSARFTLDAMPGKQMAIDADLNAGIINQDQARTRRAEVTREADFYGAMDGASKFVKGDAIAGIMILVINILGGFIIGIVQHGLTFSQAVEIYTLLTIGDGLVAQIPGLLLSIAAALMVTRQNESGDMGQMLISQMFDSHKSLSIAAGVLFVMGIVPGMPHMAFLSFAVITAGAAYFIFKRNEAKRAKALEQVKTGPTERAEREPKELSWDDVHHVDTIGLEVGYRLIPLVDKGQGGELLSRIKGVRKKLSQELGFLVPAVHIRDNLDLSPNAYRISLMGVVVGEADIRHDCELAINPGQVYGKLDGIETRDPAFGLEAVWIAPELREHAQTLGYTVVDAATVVATHISQILTNNAAKLLGYEEVQQLMDMLAKHSPKLVDGFIPDVMPLGNVVKVMQNLLNEGVSVRDLRTIVQTLLEYGTKSNDTEVLTAAVRIALKRMIVQEISGPELEIPVITLAPELEQMLHQSMQATGGDGPNIEPGLAERMQQSLADAAQKQEMVGQPAILLTSGMLRATLSRFVKYTIPNLRVISYQEIPDEKQIRIVSAVGQ, from the coding sequence ATGGATGTTAAAGCCTCCCTAGGCCAAGTAAAACAGTTGAAACTGAGCTCTTTCAAGGGCATAGGTACGCCAATGCTAGTGCTTGCGGCATTGGCTATGATTGTATTGCCTATCCCGCCGTTTCTACTCGACGTTTTATTCTCTTTTAACATTGCCTTGGCTTTGATTGTTCTTCTTGTCGCGATTTATACCGATAGACCCTTAGACTTTGCTGCGTTTCCAACGGTTTTATTAGTCGCGACACTGCTGCGACTCGCGCTTAACGTTGCATCGACCCGTGTAGTATTACTCGAAGGTCACAATGGTGGTGATGCCGCCGGTAAGGTGATTGAGGCCTTCGGCTCCGTGGTCATAGGCGGTAACTATGCAGTGGGTCTAGTTGTATTTATCATCTTGATCATTATCAACTTTGCCGTTGTGACTAAAGGTGCTGGCCGTATTGCCGAGGTGAGTGCTCGCTTTACCTTAGATGCGATGCCCGGTAAGCAAATGGCCATCGATGCCGACTTGAACGCAGGTATTATTAATCAGGATCAAGCCAGAACCAGACGCGCCGAGGTGACCCGCGAAGCCGACTTCTATGGCGCAATGGATGGTGCATCTAAGTTTGTGAAGGGCGATGCGATTGCCGGTATCATGATCCTAGTTATCAACATTCTCGGTGGGTTTATTATCGGGATTGTGCAGCACGGTTTGACATTCTCCCAAGCCGTTGAAATTTATACCCTGTTAACCATTGGTGACGGTCTCGTCGCACAAATTCCAGGTCTATTACTGTCTATCGCCGCGGCGTTGATGGTGACCCGTCAAAATGAATCTGGCGATATGGGCCAGATGCTGATCAGTCAGATGTTTGACAGTCATAAGTCGCTCAGTATTGCGGCTGGCGTACTCTTTGTCATGGGTATTGTGCCAGGCATGCCACATATGGCGTTTTTAAGCTTTGCCGTGATCACAGCAGGTGCTGCTTACTTTATCTTCAAACGTAATGAAGCTAAACGTGCCAAAGCCCTTGAACAAGTCAAAACCGGCCCAACGGAAAGAGCCGAAAGAGAACCTAAAGAACTTAGCTGGGACGATGTGCATCACGTTGACACTATCGGTCTGGAAGTGGGTTACCGTTTGATCCCATTAGTCGATAAGGGACAAGGTGGTGAATTACTGAGCCGAATCAAAGGGGTACGTAAAAAGCTTTCTCAAGAACTGGGCTTCTTGGTGCCTGCGGTACATATTCGTGACAACCTCGATTTATCACCTAATGCCTACCGCATCTCGTTAATGGGCGTGGTGGTTGGAGAGGCGGATATTCGCCATGACTGCGAACTCGCCATCAACCCTGGCCAAGTTTATGGCAAGCTCGATGGTATCGAAACACGTGACCCTGCCTTTGGTCTCGAAGCCGTGTGGATTGCCCCTGAGCTGCGTGAACATGCACAAACCTTAGGTTATACCGTGGTGGATGCTGCGACAGTGGTGGCAACCCATATTAGCCAAATATTGACGAATAACGCGGCGAAACTCTTAGGCTACGAAGAAGTGCAACAACTGATGGATATGCTTGCCAAGCATTCACCTAAGCTGGTGGATGGCTTTATTCCTGATGTGATGCCGCTCGGAAATGTCGTAAAAGTGATGCAAAACCTATTAAATGAAGGAGTTTCTGTCAGAGACTTGCGTACCATAGTGCAAACTTTGTTAGAATACGGCACTAAGAGTAACGATACTGAAGTGTTAACGGCGGCAGTGCGTATCGCATTGAAGCGCATGATAGTTCAAGAGATCTCGGGTCCTGAACTTGAAATACCTGTCATAACTTTGGCGCCAGAGTTGGAACAGATGTTGCATCAGTCAATGCAAGCAACCGGTGGCGATGGCCCAAATATCGAACCTGGTCTTGCAGAGCGTATGCAGCAATCCTTAGCGGATGCCGCTCAAAAGCAAGAAATGGTTGGTCAGCCCGCTATTTTGCTAACGTCAGGTATGTTACGTGCGACACTGTCTCGCTTTGTTAAATATACTATTCCTAATCTCAGAGTGATTTCTTACCAAGAAATCCCCGATGAAAAGCAAATACGCATAGTGTCTGCCGTCGGCCAGTAG
- the fliM gene encoding flagellar motor switch protein FliM, with protein MSDLLSQDEIDALLHGVDDVEEDNELDAAGLEARSYDFSSQDRIVRGRMPTLEIVNERFARHLRISMFNMMRRAAEVSINGVQMLKFGEYVHTLFVPTSLNMVRFNPLKGTALITMEARLVFILVDNFFGGDGRFHAKIEGREFTPTERRIVQLLLKIIFEDYKDAWAPVMDVEFDYLDSEVNPAMANIVSPTEVVVINSFHIEVDGGGGDFHITMPYSMIEPIRELLDAGVQSDKQDTDMRWSQALHDEIMDVKVGFDASVVEHELTLKDVMNFKAGDIIPIELPEYIMMKIEDLPTYRCKMGRSRDNLALKIYEKIPRPETVKSELQLVTRKGKARDISEL; from the coding sequence GTGAGTGATTTATTAAGCCAAGACGAAATTGATGCGCTCTTACACGGAGTCGATGACGTCGAAGAGGATAATGAGCTTGATGCCGCGGGGCTAGAAGCTCGCTCCTACGACTTTTCCTCCCAAGACCGTATTGTGCGTGGTCGTATGCCCACGCTCGAGATTGTGAATGAGCGTTTTGCCCGCCACCTGCGGATCAGCATGTTCAACATGATGCGTCGTGCGGCCGAAGTGTCGATTAACGGCGTGCAAATGCTGAAATTTGGTGAGTACGTACACACCTTGTTCGTCCCGACTAGCTTGAATATGGTGCGCTTCAATCCCTTAAAAGGCACGGCACTGATCACCATGGAAGCGCGTTTAGTGTTTATTCTGGTGGACAACTTTTTTGGCGGCGATGGCCGTTTCCATGCCAAGATTGAAGGTCGGGAATTTACCCCAACTGAACGTCGCATCGTGCAGTTATTGCTTAAGATTATCTTTGAAGACTATAAAGATGCTTGGGCGCCAGTGATGGATGTCGAGTTTGATTATTTAGACTCCGAAGTAAACCCCGCGATGGCCAACATCGTCAGCCCCACTGAAGTGGTGGTGATTAACTCCTTCCACATCGAAGTGGATGGTGGCGGCGGTGACTTCCATATCACTATGCCTTATTCGATGATTGAACCTATCCGTGAACTGCTCGACGCGGGTGTGCAGAGTGATAAACAAGACACCGACATGCGTTGGTCACAGGCGCTGCATGACGAAATTATGGATGTGAAAGTCGGATTTGATGCCAGTGTGGTTGAGCATGAACTCACACTCAAAGATGTCATGAACTTCAAGGCTGGAGATATTATTCCGATCGAGCTGCCTGAATACATTATGATGAAAATCGAAGACTTACCGACCTATCGCTGTAAAATGGGGCGTTCACGCGATAATCTAGCACTTAAAATTTACGAAAAAATCCCACGTCCTGAAACGGTCAAATCCGAACTGCAATTAGTGACACGTAAAGGCAAAGCCAGAGACATATCCGAATTATAA
- the fliR gene encoding flagellar biosynthetic protein FliR has product MELLLDTLMQTIASYMWPLFRVTSMLMVMVVFGATTTPTRVRLLLAVAITLAIAPVLPPVKDAELFSLSAVFITAQQIIIGVAMGFVTQMVMQTFVLTGQIIGMQTSLGFASMVDPGSGQQTPVIGNFFLLLATLIFLAVDGHLLMIRMLVASFETLPISNQGLTLTSYRALAEWGSYMFGAALTMSLSAIIALLLVNLSFGVMTRAAPQLNIFSIGFPITMIGGLLILWLTLTPVMAHFEEVWASAQLLLCDILGLQCQADGIL; this is encoded by the coding sequence ATGGAGCTGCTGCTCGACACCTTAATGCAAACCATCGCCTCTTACATGTGGCCATTGTTTCGCGTGACCAGCATGCTGATGGTCATGGTGGTGTTTGGTGCTACGACAACCCCGACTCGAGTCCGTTTACTCTTAGCTGTGGCGATCACTCTGGCCATTGCGCCAGTATTACCGCCCGTTAAGGATGCGGAGCTCTTTTCCTTAAGCGCTGTTTTTATTACCGCTCAGCAAATTATTATTGGCGTCGCCATGGGCTTTGTAACCCAAATGGTGATGCAAACCTTTGTGTTAACGGGCCAGATCATCGGTATGCAAACCAGCTTAGGTTTTGCCTCTATGGTCGATCCGGGTTCTGGCCAACAAACGCCAGTGATAGGCAACTTCTTTTTGTTGCTCGCGACGTTGATTTTTCTCGCCGTCGATGGACACCTGTTGATGATCCGTATGTTAGTCGCCAGTTTCGAGACCTTACCGATTTCGAATCAAGGGTTAACGTTGACGAGTTATCGCGCGCTAGCGGAATGGGGCTCCTATATGTTTGGCGCGGCACTGACCATGTCGCTCTCGGCGATTATTGCCTTGCTACTGGTTAACTTATCCTTTGGGGTTATGACTCGCGCCGCGCCGCAGCTGAACATCTTCTCGATAGGTTTCCCAATCACTATGATTGGTGGACTGCTCATTTTGTGGTTAACCTTGACCCCCGTAATGGCCCATTTCGAAGAGGTTTGGGCGTCGGCACAGCTTTTGCTATGTGATATTTTGGGGCTTCAGTGTCAAGCCGACGGCATACTTTAA
- the fliN gene encoding flagellar motor switch protein FliN — MSTDDDWAAAMAEQALEEANAIDLDELVDDSQPISKAEAAKLDTILDIPVTISMEVGRSYISIRNLLQLNQGSVVELDRVAGEPLDVMVNGTLIAHGEVVVVNDKFGIRLTDVISQTERIKKLK; from the coding sequence ATGAGTACAGATGATGATTGGGCTGCAGCCATGGCCGAACAGGCATTGGAAGAGGCTAATGCCATTGACCTTGACGAGCTGGTAGACGACTCGCAGCCAATAAGTAAGGCTGAAGCCGCCAAACTAGACACTATTTTAGATATCCCTGTGACGATTTCGATGGAAGTTGGTCGCAGCTATATCAGCATTCGTAACCTACTGCAGCTGAACCAAGGTTCTGTGGTGGAATTGGATAGGGTGGCGGGTGAGCCGCTCGATGTGATGGTCAATGGCACACTTATCGCCCATGGTGAAGTGGTTGTGGTTAATGATAAGTTTGGTATTCGCCTAACGGATGTGATCAGCCAAACTGAGCGGATTAAAAAGCTTAAGTAA